In a single window of the Verrucomicrobiia bacterium genome:
- a CDS encoding YetF domain-containing protein encodes MKDFCDAFNSALGLNSNPQNLTFFQIGLRAVIVFLASLIIVRIGNKRFLANKTAFDAILAFILGSMLARAINGNVAFFPTLGGGFVLITLHRFIAFLSRDSHWFGNLVKGHTVPLIKDGEVNRDAMRKHDLSEHDLLEDLRLNGNVEDPSKVKAAYFERDGQITVVKETS; translated from the coding sequence ATGAAAGATTTTTGCGATGCTTTTAATTCAGCGCTGGGACTCAACTCCAATCCCCAAAATCTTACGTTCTTCCAAATCGGCTTGCGCGCGGTGATTGTTTTTCTGGCGTCCCTGATCATTGTGCGAATCGGCAACAAAAGATTTCTCGCCAATAAAACCGCGTTCGACGCGATCCTGGCATTCATACTTGGGTCCATGCTCGCGCGTGCCATCAACGGCAATGTGGCTTTTTTCCCGACGCTGGGTGGAGGTTTTGTGTTGATCACGCTTCATCGGTTCATCGCATTTTTATCACGCGATTCGCATTGGTTCGGCAACCTGGTCAAAGGTCATACAGTGCCTTTGATCAAGGATGGCGAAGTAAACCGCGACGCGATGCGCAAACATGATTTGAGCGAACATGATTTGCTCGAAGACCTGCGGCTCAACGGCAATGTTGAAGATCCGTCAAAAGTAAAGGCGGCTTATTTCGAGAGAGACGGCCAAATCACAGTCGTAAAAGAAACTTCGTGA
- a CDS encoding YihY/virulence factor BrkB family protein, which translates to MKKRTNLFRDIIGLCKETFSAWVGINTPRLGASLAYYTVFAIAPLFLIVLRVAGIWFGQEAAQHELFGQVQQLLGKAGATAIESMVTSASNQASAGRWATLIAIVTLGVGVTGVFVELQDALNTVWQVKRASGHGVRQFIKDRLLSFGVVIGIGFLLLVSLVLSAGLAGVGKYVQGLMPSEHFFWSTVNFVVSLGVITVLFSMIFKVLPDVKMAWRDVWVGGFITAVLFNLGKFVLGLYLGRSSVTSAYGAAGSLVIILMWVYYSAQILFFGAQFTRVYANKYGSKMQPVAGAQLVDATADRKLPARAAAH; encoded by the coding sequence ATGAAAAAGCGCACAAACCTATTTCGAGACATTATTGGCCTATGCAAGGAAACTTTCTCCGCGTGGGTGGGCATCAATACTCCGCGCCTCGGCGCTTCGCTCGCCTACTACACGGTCTTCGCGATTGCGCCGCTGTTTTTGATTGTGCTGCGCGTCGCGGGAATTTGGTTTGGCCAGGAAGCGGCGCAGCATGAATTATTCGGGCAGGTGCAACAGCTTTTGGGAAAGGCGGGCGCGACCGCGATTGAGTCCATGGTGACTTCGGCATCCAACCAGGCGAGCGCCGGACGCTGGGCGACATTGATTGCGATCGTGACCTTGGGCGTGGGTGTGACCGGAGTCTTTGTCGAACTTCAAGACGCGCTGAATACCGTTTGGCAAGTGAAACGCGCCTCGGGCCACGGCGTCCGGCAATTCATCAAAGACCGGTTGCTGTCCTTCGGCGTGGTGATCGGGATTGGATTTCTGCTTTTGGTCTCGCTGGTGTTAAGCGCGGGACTTGCGGGCGTAGGAAAATATGTGCAAGGACTCATGCCCAGCGAACATTTCTTTTGGAGCACCGTCAACTTCGTGGTATCGCTCGGCGTCATCACCGTGCTTTTTTCCATGATCTTCAAAGTATTGCCGGATGTGAAAATGGCGTGGCGCGACGTGTGGGTGGGCGGTTTCATCACGGCGGTGCTTTTCAATCTGGGCAAATTTGTGCTGGGACTTTATCTGGGCCGCAGCAGTGTCACCTCGGCCTACGGCGCGGCGGGTTCGCTGGTGATCATTCTGATGTGGGTATATTATTCGGCGCAGATCTTATTTTTTGGCGCGCAATTCACGCGGGTTTACGCGAATAAATACGGGTCAAAGATGCAACCCGTCGCCGGAGCGCAACTGGTGGATGCCACGGCTGATCGAAAGCTGCCGGCTCGCGCCGCTGCTCATTAA